In one window of uncultured Acetobacteroides sp. DNA:
- a CDS encoding HU family DNA-binding protein: MNKTQLIDALADEAKLTKTDAKKALDAFVKVTSDALKSGDSVVLIGFGSFGISERKARTGRNPRSGKEIKIAAKKVVRFKAGKGLTDTVQ, translated from the coding sequence ATGAACAAAACTCAGTTGATTGATGCATTGGCTGATGAAGCCAAATTGACAAAAACTGATGCTAAAAAAGCTCTTGATGCTTTTGTTAAGGTTACTTCAGATGCTCTTAAGAGTGGTGATAGCGTTGTTTTAATTGGATTTGGTTCTTTTGGAATTTCTGAGAGGAAAGCAAGAACAGGTAGAAATCCAAGAAGTGGTAAGGAAATTAAAATTGCTGCTAAAAAAGTGGTAAGATTTAAAGCTGGAAAAGGTTTAACTGATACGGTTCAATAG
- the pta gene encoding phosphate acetyltransferase — protein sequence MDLIQKIKGNAKKHGKRIVLPEGTEVRTLKAADILIEEGIAKPILIGNPQEISKLAAENGLKNISKAEIIDPNNNPKKDEYVRVMLEIRQSKGLTKEQAEKLILNPLYLGTLMIKCGDADGEVAGAANTTGDVLRPAFQYVKTMPGISVVSGAFIMILKDKDYGNDGIMVFADCAVHPNPTASELAEIAVATGKTTRAIAGFEPKIAMLSFSTKGSAKHEMVDKVAEATRLAKEMAPDMQIDGELQADAAIVEAVGASKAPGSPIAGHANVLVFPTLETGNITYKLVQRLAKAEAIGPVLQGMAAPINDLSRGCSVEDIVNLVAITANQAAGK from the coding sequence ATGGATTTAATCCAGAAAATAAAGGGCAATGCCAAGAAGCATGGTAAGCGAATTGTCCTTCCAGAAGGTACTGAAGTAAGAACCCTAAAGGCCGCAGATATCCTCATCGAAGAGGGGATTGCCAAGCCAATTTTAATCGGAAATCCACAGGAAATCTCAAAGCTGGCGGCAGAGAATGGCCTTAAGAACATCTCTAAAGCAGAGATTATAGACCCAAACAATAACCCCAAGAAGGACGAGTACGTACGGGTAATGCTGGAGATTCGCCAAAGCAAGGGGCTAACAAAGGAGCAGGCCGAAAAGCTTATTCTTAATCCTCTATACCTTGGAACGCTGATGATAAAGTGTGGCGATGCCGATGGCGAAGTGGCCGGTGCTGCAAACACCACTGGCGATGTCCTTCGTCCAGCATTTCAGTATGTAAAAACAATGCCCGGGATTAGCGTTGTTTCTGGTGCATTTATCATGATACTTAAGGATAAGGATTACGGCAACGATGGCATCATGGTTTTTGCCGATTGTGCCGTTCACCCAAATCCAACCGCCAGCGAGCTTGCCGAGATTGCCGTTGCTACCGGTAAAACCACCCGCGCAATTGCAGGTTTCGAGCCTAAAATCGCCATGCTAAGCTTCTCGACTAAAGGAAGCGCTAAGCACGAAATGGTTGACAAGGTTGCTGAGGCTACCCGTCTTGCTAAGGAGATGGCTCCCGATATGCAAATTGATGGCGAACTTCAGGCTGATGCCGCCATTGTAGAGGCTGTTGGTGCAAGTAAGGCTCCCGGAAGCCCGATTGCCGGACATGCAAACGTGCTGGTATTCCCAACCCTCGAAACCGGAAACATTACCTATAAGCTGGTACAGCGCTTGGCAAAGGCTGAGGCTATTGGACCAGTCCTTCAAGGCATGGCAGCACCAATTAACGACCTATCGCGCGGCTGCTCGGTAGAAGATATCGTAAATCTAGTTGCTATTACAGCAAATCAGGCGGCAGGGAAATAG
- a CDS encoding FAD-linked oxidase C-terminal domain-containing protein, giving the protein MKPLIISETLNELASSFTGEISTDPTQLCIYSTDASAYSERPLAVVWPKDRADLVAAVRFAAKHKIPLIPRTAGTSLAGQVVGRGIVVDISKHMTSVLEVNPQEHWVRVQPGVILDELNMAMKEHGLFFGPETSTANRCMMGGMIGNNSCGSHSIIYGSTRDHLLEVRMVLSDGSEAHFKPLTREEFEQKLELEGIEGNIYRKLNEILSDTSNIKEIQEQFPEPSLKRRNSGYALDLLANSEVFSQSGERLNICQLIAGSEGTLGIITEAKLNLVPLPPKEKAVVCIHLNNLEEAFRANLIALKHEPTAVELMDRTILDLTKDNLEQSRNRFFVEGEPAAILIVEFAESSKETIEKKYASLVAEMQQAGFGYHFPIVWGAETAKVWSLRKAGLGVLSNMKGDAKPVSVIEDTAVAPERLPAYMADFKIILDKYGLDCVYHAHIGSGELHLRPILNLKDEKDVALFKAIATDVAHLVKKHRGSLSGEHGDGRLRGEFIPIMVGERCYQLMREVKAAFDPDNIFNPNKIVATPPMNSHLRYTPGAKERRFDTIFSFAESDGFLRAAERCNGSGDCRKTILTGGTMCPSYMATKDEDKTTRARANMLREVLTSSDRPFESRELYDILSLCLSCKGCKSECPSNVDMAKLKAEFLQHYYDRNGIPLRTRLIAYITYIYKVGSIAPRVANFFMGTKAIAKPIQRALGFSDRRTLPLLHSTTLGKWFKANRQKAVESKGRVYLFGDEFTRYNDVEVGIKAIMLLQQLGYEVIIPHHGESGRTYISKGLIRTAKRIANRNIEQLSPLVTDEAPLIGIEPSAILSFRDEYPDLATPENLGKAHELARNTLLIDEFLMREMQRGSISKDQFTRDEVKVIFHGHCQQKSIATTTATKYVLGFPEGHTVTEIRSGCCGMAGSFGYEKEHYDLSMAIGELMLFPTVRQADSQTVVAAPGTSCRHHIKDGTGRTAVHPVEVLYDALRK; this is encoded by the coding sequence ATGAAACCGTTGATAATATCCGAAACCTTAAACGAGCTTGCCAGCTCGTTTACTGGTGAAATTAGCACAGATCCTACCCAACTCTGCATATATTCCACTGATGCATCTGCGTATAGCGAGCGTCCGCTGGCCGTTGTTTGGCCTAAAGATCGCGCCGATCTTGTTGCCGCTGTCCGATTTGCAGCAAAGCATAAGATTCCGCTTATCCCCCGCACGGCGGGCACCTCGTTAGCCGGACAGGTTGTTGGTAGAGGTATTGTTGTTGATATTTCGAAGCACATGACCTCTGTCTTGGAGGTAAACCCGCAGGAGCACTGGGTACGCGTGCAACCCGGGGTAATTCTGGACGAGCTGAACATGGCCATGAAGGAGCATGGGCTCTTCTTTGGGCCAGAAACATCGACGGCCAACCGATGCATGATGGGCGGCATGATTGGCAACAACTCGTGCGGATCGCACTCCATTATATATGGTAGTACACGCGACCACCTGCTGGAGGTTAGGATGGTGCTCTCGGATGGTAGCGAGGCCCACTTTAAGCCGCTCACCCGCGAAGAGTTCGAGCAGAAGCTCGAACTCGAAGGCATAGAGGGCAACATCTACCGTAAGCTAAACGAAATCCTTTCGGATACCAGTAATATAAAGGAGATACAGGAACAGTTCCCCGAGCCATCGCTGAAGCGCCGAAACTCGGGCTACGCGCTGGATCTTTTGGCCAACAGCGAGGTATTTAGCCAGTCGGGCGAGAGGCTGAACATCTGCCAGCTGATTGCAGGCTCGGAGGGTACGCTGGGCATCATCACCGAGGCGAAGCTAAACCTGGTGCCGCTACCACCAAAGGAGAAGGCGGTGGTGTGCATCCATCTAAACAACCTCGAGGAGGCGTTTAGGGCAAACCTTATCGCCCTGAAGCATGAGCCAACGGCCGTGGAGCTGATGGATAGGACCATCCTCGATCTTACCAAGGATAACCTGGAGCAAAGCCGCAACCGATTCTTCGTTGAGGGAGAGCCTGCGGCCATCCTCATCGTGGAGTTTGCCGAATCATCAAAAGAAACTATAGAGAAAAAATACGCCAGCCTTGTTGCGGAGATGCAGCAGGCCGGGTTTGGCTACCACTTCCCCATTGTTTGGGGCGCCGAAACGGCCAAGGTGTGGAGCCTGCGCAAGGCGGGGCTCGGCGTGCTGTCGAACATGAAGGGCGATGCCAAGCCGGTATCGGTTATCGAGGATACGGCGGTGGCCCCCGAGCGCCTTCCAGCCTACATGGCCGACTTTAAGATTATCCTAGATAAATATGGGCTCGACTGCGTGTACCATGCTCATATAGGCAGCGGCGAGCTGCACCTCCGCCCCATTCTCAACCTAAAGGACGAAAAGGATGTGGCCCTGTTTAAGGCCATCGCCACCGATGTGGCCCATCTGGTGAAGAAGCACCGTGGCTCGCTGAGCGGCGAGCACGGCGATGGGCGCCTGCGCGGCGAGTTCATCCCCATAATGGTGGGCGAGCGCTGCTACCAGCTGATGAGGGAGGTGAAGGCCGCCTTCGATCCCGACAATATCTTCAACCCAAATAAGATTGTAGCCACCCCTCCCATGAACTCGCACCTGCGCTACACGCCGGGAGCAAAGGAGCGGAGGTTCGATACCATCTTCAGCTTTGCCGAGTCGGATGGGTTCCTGAGGGCGGCCGAACGCTGCAACGGTTCGGGCGACTGCCGCAAAACGATCCTCACCGGAGGAACGATGTGCCCCAGCTACATGGCCACCAAGGACGAGGATAAGACCACCCGCGCCCGCGCCAACATGCTGCGCGAGGTGCTTACCAGCAGCGACCGCCCCTTCGAGAGCCGCGAGCTGTACGATATCCTCAGCCTGTGCCTGTCGTGCAAGGGGTGCAAATCGGAGTGCCCCTCGAACGTGGACATGGCCAAACTGAAGGCCGAATTCCTGCAGCACTACTACGACAGGAACGGCATTCCGCTGCGCACGCGGCTGATCGCCTACATCACCTATATATATAAGGTAGGAAGCATCGCCCCTAGGGTTGCAAACTTCTTTATGGGGACCAAGGCCATCGCCAAGCCCATCCAGCGCGCGCTTGGCTTTAGCGACAGGCGCACACTGCCGCTGCTGCATAGCACAACGCTAGGGAAATGGTTCAAGGCAAATCGGCAGAAAGCGGTGGAAAGCAAGGGGCGCGTGTACCTCTTCGGCGACGAGTTTACCCGCTACAACGACGTGGAGGTGGGTATCAAGGCCATCATGCTGCTCCAGCAGCTGGGCTACGAGGTGATCATCCCGCACCACGGAGAGAGCGGTAGAACCTACATCTCCAAGGGGCTTATCCGCACCGCCAAGCGCATTGCCAACCGCAACATCGAGCAGCTAAGCCCGCTGGTTACGGACGAAGCACCGCTTATCGGCATCGAGCCATCGGCCATACTCTCGTTTAGGGACGAGTACCCCGACTTGGCCACCCCCGAGAATCTCGGCAAGGCCCACGAGCTGGCCCGCAACACCCTTCTTATTGATGAGTTCCTGATGCGCGAGATGCAGCGGGGCAGCATCAGCAAGGACCAGTTTACGAGGGATGAGGTTAAGGTGATCTTCCACGGCCACTGCCAGCAGAAGTCGATTGCCACCACCACCGCCACCAAGTACGTGCTCGGCTTCCCCGAAGGGCACACGGTTACCGAGATCCGCTCGGGCTGCTGCGGCATGGCCGGCTCGTTTGGCTACGAGAAGGAGCACTACGACCTGTCGATGGCCATCGGCGAGCTGATGCTCTTCCCTACCGTACGCCAGGCCGACAGCCAAACGGTGGTGGCCGCCCCCGGCACCAGCTGCCGCCACCACATTAAGGATGGAACAGGCCGCACGGCGGTTCACCCCGTAGAGGTGCTGTACGATGCGCTGAGGAAGTAG
- a CDS encoding RNA methyltransferase encodes MEFTPEIRNSISEHLGSFLGDERIGIIKRVLSNRTRYITVCLEDIYQSQNASAVLRSAEAFGLQDVHIVENAHSFSINPDVVRGSDKWLTIHRYDSSACPTSDAIGNLKSKGYRIVATSPHVDGVALEDFDLTKGKAAVFFGNEHNGVSQTLLDQADEFLYIPMYGFTESFNISVAAAMTIHTLRGKLSEQNIDWKLNDEEHDELLYSWLNKAVKRPELIIKRFLEENSCLK; translated from the coding sequence ATGGAATTCACCCCAGAAATTCGGAACAGCATATCGGAGCATTTAGGATCGTTCCTTGGCGATGAGCGCATTGGCATTATTAAAAGGGTTCTTTCGAATAGAACTCGGTATATCACCGTTTGTCTTGAAGATATATATCAGTCGCAAAATGCATCGGCGGTGCTGAGAAGCGCTGAGGCTTTTGGCTTGCAGGATGTGCATATTGTAGAGAATGCACATAGCTTTAGCATAAACCCTGATGTGGTTAGGGGATCGGACAAGTGGCTTACGATTCATCGTTACGATAGCTCTGCATGTCCTACCAGCGATGCCATTGGCAACTTAAAATCGAAGGGGTACAGGATTGTTGCAACTTCGCCTCATGTGGATGGTGTTGCGCTCGAAGACTTTGATCTTACGAAAGGGAAGGCTGCCGTATTTTTTGGAAACGAGCATAACGGGGTATCTCAAACGTTGCTCGATCAGGCTGATGAATTCTTGTATATTCCCATGTACGGATTTACCGAAAGCTTCAACATTTCGGTGGCGGCTGCGATGACAATACATACCCTACGAGGTAAGCTAAGCGAGCAGAATATAGATTGGAAGTTGAACGATGAGGAGCATGACGAACTCCTATATAGCTGGCTCAACAAGGCGGTTAAGCGCCCTGAACTAATTATTAAGAGGTTTCTTGAGGAGAATTCTTGTTTAAAATAG
- a CDS encoding acetate kinase, with the protein MIVLVLNCGSSSVKYQLLDMIDEKHNDVLAVGLVERIGLEDGVLTHKPAGKEKYTITQPINDHVVGINLILKALVDEKHGVIKDIKAIEAVGHRVAHGGELFKTSVRIDAKVKEGIASLFELAPLHNPANMKGIEAMEALLPSVPQVAVFDTSFHQTMPACSYLYAIPYEYYQKYGIRRYGFHGTSHKYVAQKACSILGMNFNTSKIITCHLGNGASITAINNGKSVDTSMGFTPVDGLMMGTRSGSVDAGVLLYLADKEKLDLQGINDLVNKQSGVKGISGLTSDMRDLNIAAQEGNERAQLAIDMYYYRILKFIGSYAATLGGVDLIVFTGGVGENDSPLREFIGSHLAFMGVHFDSDANRGVRGQDKVLTKENSRVKVMVCTTNEELVIATDTMNILKN; encoded by the coding sequence ATGATTGTACTTGTATTGAATTGCGGAAGCTCATCTGTAAAGTACCAGCTCCTCGATATGATCGACGAGAAGCATAACGACGTACTCGCAGTAGGTTTAGTAGAAAGAATAGGGTTAGAGGACGGAGTCCTTACCCATAAACCAGCAGGTAAGGAGAAGTATACAATTACTCAGCCCATTAACGACCACGTTGTTGGGATTAACCTAATCCTTAAGGCTCTTGTTGACGAAAAGCATGGGGTAATAAAGGATATAAAAGCTATTGAAGCAGTAGGACACCGTGTAGCGCATGGTGGCGAGCTCTTTAAGACCAGCGTACGAATCGATGCTAAGGTTAAGGAAGGTATTGCCAGCCTTTTCGAGCTAGCACCACTTCACAACCCTGCAAACATGAAGGGTATTGAGGCTATGGAGGCACTTCTTCCAAGTGTTCCTCAGGTTGCTGTTTTCGATACATCGTTCCATCAAACCATGCCCGCTTGCTCGTACCTGTACGCTATCCCTTACGAGTACTACCAAAAGTATGGCATCCGTCGCTACGGATTTCACGGAACAAGCCACAAGTACGTAGCTCAAAAGGCTTGTAGCATACTAGGGATGAACTTCAACACCAGCAAGATTATCACCTGTCACCTTGGTAATGGCGCCTCTATCACCGCTATCAACAATGGCAAATCGGTGGATACATCCATGGGATTCACCCCTGTAGATGGTCTTATGATGGGAACCCGAAGCGGAAGCGTTGATGCTGGTGTTCTTCTTTACTTAGCCGATAAGGAGAAACTCGATCTTCAGGGAATCAACGACCTTGTTAACAAGCAGAGTGGGGTAAAAGGTATCTCTGGGCTAACCTCCGATATGCGCGACCTGAATATTGCTGCTCAGGAAGGTAACGAGCGCGCCCAGCTAGCCATCGATATGTACTACTACCGTATCCTTAAGTTTATCGGATCGTATGCTGCCACTCTTGGTGGGGTAGATTTGATTGTGTTTACCGGTGGTGTAGGTGAGAACGACAGCCCTCTTCGTGAGTTTATTGGATCGCACCTAGCCTTTATGGGCGTTCACTTCGACTCAGATGCCAATCGTGGCGTGCGCGGGCAGGATAAGGTGCTTACCAAGGAGAATTCTCGCGTTAAGGTGATGGTTTGCACCACCAACGAGGAACTTGTTATCGCTACTGACACCATGAATATTCTTAAGAACTAG
- a CDS encoding MaoC family dehydratase, with protein MGKVVIKSFDELEKLVGHDLGISEWHEFTQEQINLFADATIDHQWIHVDPEKAKTESPFGNTIAHGYLTLSILPHLWDQIVDVQNLKMQVNYGIEKLKFNQPVLVNSRVRLCAKVISAVNLRGVTKATIGVKLEIEGNKKSAYDAEVIFLYHFNG; from the coding sequence ATGGGTAAAGTAGTAATTAAGAGCTTCGATGAGCTCGAAAAGCTAGTGGGCCACGACCTCGGCATATCGGAGTGGCACGAGTTTACGCAGGAGCAGATCAACCTGTTTGCCGATGCCACCATCGACCACCAGTGGATCCATGTGGATCCCGAGAAGGCTAAAACCGAATCGCCCTTCGGCAACACCATCGCGCACGGCTACCTCACGCTGTCGATTCTCCCCCACCTTTGGGATCAAATTGTTGACGTACAAAACCTGAAGATGCAGGTCAACTACGGCATCGAGAAGCTGAAGTTCAACCAGCCCGTGCTGGTTAACAGCCGCGTGCGCCTATGCGCAAAGGTGATCAGCGCCGTTAACCTTCGCGGGGTAACCAAGGCCACCATTGGCGTAAAGCTCGAGATAGAGGGCAACAAGAAGTCGGCCTACGATGCCGAGGTAATCTTCCTCTACCACTTCAACGGCTAG
- a CDS encoding dihydrofolate reductase, with protein MSDFEWKVDQFGDLRILRYQVPDFESLSIKQKKLIYYLTMAAAAGRDILFDQNYRHNLAVRFVLEAIYEGYSGDRTSGEFKQLEVYLKRVWFSNGIHHHYGNEKFVPEISRSYFIHLLENTPLACFKPHFTSVEEIRSRVEEPIFNPDLDKHRVCSNPEVDMVASSSSTFYQGVTQKEAEEFYGQLLDPENQTPLSHGLNTNLVKEGDTLREVVWKQDGKYGKAITQIVHWLRKAMDVAENDEQRKSIEFLISFYATGKLEYFDEYSITWVKDLASQVDFINGFIETYNDPLGYKATWESHVNFRNDAATQRTVVISNNAQWFEDHSPVDPRFKKREVKGVSAKVINAAFLAGDCYPATPIGINLPNADWIRKVHGSKSVTIDNISYAYDQASHGTGFIEEFAYSKEEVELEYQHGFLADSLHTDMHECLGHGSGQLAEGVMGDELKSYGSTIEEARADLFALYYMMDPKMVELGLIPSLDVAKALYNDYIRNGLLTQMVRIELGKNVEEAHMRNRKLIAEWCFEKGSSEKVIAYVVRDGKTYVVVNSYDSLRRLFGELLREIQRIKSTGDYQAAKQLVEGYGVKLDQELHKEILERYKKLGLAPYSGFINPVYRPTTKNGEIVDVAIDYSEGYTQQMLRYSKEHSFLGIDG; from the coding sequence ATGAGTGATTTTGAATGGAAGGTCGACCAGTTTGGCGACCTACGAATTTTGAGGTATCAGGTACCCGATTTTGAATCTCTTTCGATAAAGCAGAAAAAGCTGATATACTACCTAACGATGGCGGCTGCGGCTGGGCGCGATATTCTTTTCGACCAGAACTACCGCCACAACCTTGCCGTTAGGTTTGTCCTTGAGGCTATCTACGAGGGCTACTCGGGCGATAGAACGTCGGGGGAGTTTAAGCAGCTCGAGGTTTACCTTAAGCGGGTGTGGTTCTCGAATGGCATTCACCACCACTACGGCAACGAGAAGTTTGTTCCCGAAATATCGCGCAGCTACTTCATCCATCTTTTAGAAAATACGCCACTAGCGTGCTTTAAGCCTCACTTTACCTCGGTTGAAGAGATTCGCAGTAGGGTAGAAGAGCCCATCTTTAACCCCGATTTGGATAAGCATAGGGTTTGCTCCAATCCCGAGGTGGACATGGTGGCCAGCTCCAGTAGCACCTTCTACCAGGGGGTTACCCAGAAGGAGGCCGAGGAGTTCTACGGCCAGCTGCTCGATCCGGAGAACCAGACGCCGCTATCCCACGGGCTTAACACCAACCTGGTGAAGGAGGGCGATACGCTCCGCGAGGTAGTGTGGAAGCAGGACGGCAAGTACGGCAAGGCCATCACCCAAATTGTGCACTGGCTGCGCAAGGCGATGGATGTGGCCGAAAACGACGAGCAGCGCAAGTCAATAGAGTTCCTGATATCCTTCTACGCTACGGGCAAACTGGAGTACTTCGACGAGTATAGCATCACCTGGGTGAAGGATTTGGCCTCGCAGGTGGACTTTATAAACGGGTTTATTGAGACCTACAACGATCCGTTGGGCTACAAGGCTACGTGGGAGTCGCACGTGAACTTCCGCAACGATGCCGCTACGCAGCGCACCGTGGTGATTAGCAATAACGCCCAGTGGTTCGAGGATCACTCGCCCGTTGATCCGAGGTTTAAGAAGCGGGAGGTGAAGGGCGTTAGCGCAAAGGTGATAAACGCGGCTTTCCTGGCGGGCGACTGCTACCCCGCTACGCCTATCGGCATCAACCTGCCCAATGCCGACTGGATTCGTAAGGTTCACGGATCGAAATCGGTTACCATCGACAACATTTCCTACGCCTACGATCAGGCGTCGCACGGAACGGGCTTCATCGAGGAGTTTGCCTACTCGAAGGAGGAGGTTGAGCTCGAATACCAGCATGGGTTCCTAGCCGACTCGCTGCATACCGATATGCACGAGTGCCTGGGCCACGGCAGCGGCCAGCTAGCCGAAGGGGTGATGGGCGACGAGCTGAAGAGTTACGGCTCGACCATCGAGGAGGCACGCGCCGATCTGTTTGCGCTCTACTACATGATGGACCCCAAGATGGTGGAGCTGGGGCTGATTCCTTCGCTCGATGTGGCCAAGGCGCTCTACAACGACTACATCCGCAACGGGCTGCTCACCCAGATGGTTCGCATCGAACTGGGCAAGAACGTGGAGGAGGCCCACATGCGCAACCGTAAGCTGATTGCCGAATGGTGCTTCGAAAAGGGATCATCGGAAAAGGTGATAGCGTATGTGGTGCGCGATGGCAAGACCTACGTGGTGGTAAACAGCTACGATAGCCTACGTAGGCTCTTTGGCGAGCTGCTGCGCGAGATTCAACGCATCAAATCGACCGGTGACTACCAGGCGGCCAAGCAGCTGGTGGAGGGCTACGGCGTGAAGCTCGACCAAGAGCTGCATAAGGAGATCCTTGAGCGCTATAAGAAGCTGGGGCTGGCCCCATACAGCGGCTTCATCAACCCAGTTTACAGGCCTACTACTAAGAATGGCGAGATAGTAGACGTGGCAATCGACTACTCCGAGGGGTACACCCAGCAGATGCTGCGCTACTCGAAGGAGCACTCGTTCTTGGGGATTGACGGGTAG
- the xylE gene encoding D-xylose transporter XylE produces the protein MAFIDTGGNQSSSSFQQGSKLYIVLLTIVATLGGLLFGYDTAVVNGAEKSLVEFFIYKTNGSDYIFNSNIAAVFGQYKLMMTLVLYLVFIVICAQIVRLLGFKKGGIASGVILAGLTVWAISFLGKALPAATDIVEMKNTADAVKGFVIASALIGCVIGGAAAGFISKSFGRKNGLFISGVAFFISAVGAWKPETFNVFGTLDVYSFAIYRIIGGIGVGIASMISPMYIAEIAPANVRGKLVSFNQFAIIFGMLVIYFVNYFIAKQGDEQWLITDGWRLMFLSGAVPAGIFIILLLFVPETPRYLAMKGKDEKALKVLNKISGKSNAAAILNDIKGTLHEKNAPWLSYGFGVILIGILLSVFQQGVGINVVLYYAGNIFRNMGASTDSSLLQTIIVGVVNLAFTVVAILTVDKFGRKPLMIIGSIGMAISMIALGFTFYSGHVGLLALVFMLTYTAAFAMSWGPVCWVLLAEIFPNSIRGALSIAVAAQWIANWIVSLTFPMLNDNVWLTEKFHNGFAYWIYGIISVLSAVFILKMVPETKGKTLEEMEAVVTKKVK, from the coding sequence ATGGCATTTATAGACACCGGAGGAAACCAATCCTCCAGCTCGTTCCAGCAGGGGAGCAAGCTGTACATCGTTCTGCTTACCATCGTGGCCACCTTAGGGGGCCTGCTTTTTGGGTACGACACCGCGGTTGTTAATGGCGCCGAAAAATCGCTTGTCGAATTCTTCATCTACAAGACCAACGGATCTGACTACATTTTCAACTCCAACATCGCTGCTGTATTTGGCCAGTACAAGCTGATGATGACCCTGGTGCTTTACCTCGTATTTATTGTGATCTGCGCGCAGATCGTCCGCCTGCTGGGCTTCAAAAAAGGGGGCATTGCAAGTGGCGTTATTTTGGCCGGACTAACGGTTTGGGCCATCAGCTTTTTAGGCAAGGCGCTACCCGCTGCTACTGATATCGTAGAGATGAAGAATACGGCCGATGCCGTAAAAGGATTTGTGATTGCCAGTGCACTCATTGGCTGCGTGATTGGCGGCGCTGCTGCCGGATTCATCTCCAAGTCGTTTGGGCGTAAGAACGGCCTGTTTATTTCGGGTGTTGCCTTTTTTATCTCGGCCGTTGGTGCCTGGAAACCCGAAACGTTCAACGTCTTTGGAACGCTCGACGTTTACTCGTTTGCCATCTACCGCATCATTGGGGGGATTGGAGTAGGTATCGCATCGATGATATCGCCCATGTACATTGCCGAAATTGCCCCTGCCAACGTGCGCGGCAAACTCGTTTCGTTTAACCAATTTGCCATCATCTTTGGGATGCTGGTAATCTACTTCGTCAACTACTTTATTGCCAAGCAGGGCGATGAGCAGTGGCTGATTACCGACGGATGGCGCTTGATGTTCCTTTCGGGCGCAGTTCCTGCCGGAATATTCATCATCCTTCTCCTATTTGTACCTGAAACACCCCGATACCTTGCCATGAAGGGCAAGGACGAGAAGGCCCTTAAGGTGCTCAACAAGATTTCGGGGAAGAGCAATGCTGCTGCCATTCTAAACGACATTAAAGGAACGTTGCACGAGAAGAATGCGCCCTGGCTGTCGTATGGCTTTGGGGTTATCCTCATCGGCATCCTCCTATCGGTGTTCCAGCAGGGCGTGGGCATTAACGTGGTGCTTTACTACGCCGGGAATATCTTCCGCAACATGGGAGCCAGCACCGACTCGTCGCTGCTGCAAACCATTATCGTTGGCGTGGTAAACCTTGCCTTTACGGTGGTGGCAATACTTACGGTTGACAAGTTTGGCCGAAAGCCGCTGATGATTATTGGCTCGATTGGCATGGCCATCAGCATGATTGCCCTCGGCTTTACCTTCTATTCGGGGCATGTAGGGTTGCTGGCGTTGGTGTTTATGCTTACCTACACCGCTGCCTTTGCCATGAGCTGGGGCCCCGTTTGCTGGGTGCTGCTGGCCGAAATATTCCCCAACTCCATCCGTGGGGCTCTGTCGATTGCGGTAGCAGCACAGTGGATTGCCAACTGGATTGTTTCGCTTACCTTCCCCATGCTTAACGACAACGTTTGGCTTACCGAGAAGTTCCACAACGGTTTTGCCTACTGGATTTACGGCATTATAAGCGTGCTATCGGCGGTATTCATCCTAAAGATGGTTCCCGAAACGAAGGGGAAAACCCTAGAGGAAATGGAAGCCGTAGTTACCAAGAAGGTGAAGTAA